From Sporosarcina sp. 6E9, a single genomic window includes:
- a CDS encoding ABC transporter permease has protein sequence MIKLIHFEMTKIIKSNFFRMILLGFCIFIVAYYVFINLNTIRVEDLIVDAESTVQSNNENLERLRESLDASDEQGKKQIEDELEFWGEWSKKDEIKLKALQENDWTTLLELAIAEDEDRLSAYTKDDYYTSSWPTPFTMETRLEGYRWLIERNIDPVLRYDFWSHMTFYDVNFQVDGISEEEHKAWLVKLSTKYSSAGMYYLNHLFRILFGVSGAVFFLFLFGDIVTKEGLGRSGPIHLLQTQPIRRDKVLLSKFLTVLLSSVFILVGASIISLILGTVFDSFGYWNYPVLIYGEAYSYFFMNMSTFILKSAFLFFMILLFCYSILFLYSILTKRASIALGLTIATIIIGIKLSEGSVLFSLAPYIPFYYFSVPQVMTMELAVTLKNFDFSYMNGLISLGVSSFIILFVTYIVSVMQYKFGR, from the coding sequence ATGATCAAATTAATACATTTTGAAATGACCAAAATAATTAAATCAAATTTCTTTCGAATGATACTACTAGGTTTTTGCATTTTTATAGTTGCTTACTATGTATTTATAAACCTGAATACAATAAGAGTTGAAGATTTAATAGTAGATGCAGAAAGCACTGTTCAATCCAATAATGAAAACCTTGAGAGATTAAGGGAGTCGCTAGATGCGAGTGATGAGCAGGGAAAAAAACAGATTGAAGATGAGCTAGAGTTTTGGGGAGAATGGAGCAAAAAAGATGAAATAAAACTGAAAGCGCTCCAGGAAAATGATTGGACGACACTTCTGGAACTAGCCATCGCAGAAGATGAAGATCGTTTATCCGCCTATACAAAAGATGATTATTACACTTCATCTTGGCCGACGCCTTTTACAATGGAGACGCGCCTTGAAGGGTATAGGTGGTTAATAGAAAGAAATATTGACCCTGTACTTCGATATGATTTCTGGTCTCATATGACATTCTATGATGTGAATTTTCAAGTCGACGGTATTAGCGAAGAGGAACATAAAGCCTGGCTTGTCAAGCTTAGTACTAAATATTCGTCCGCTGGAATGTATTATCTAAACCACCTATTTCGAATTCTTTTTGGCGTATCCGGCGCGGTATTTTTCCTTTTTCTATTCGGGGATATCGTGACGAAAGAAGGATTAGGTAGAAGCGGGCCGATTCATTTACTGCAAACCCAGCCAATTCGTCGAGATAAAGTGTTGCTGAGCAAGTTTTTAACCGTACTATTATCAAGCGTATTTATTCTCGTAGGCGCAAGTATTATTTCATTAATACTCGGAACGGTTTTTGATTCGTTTGGCTATTGGAATTATCCAGTTTTAATTTACGGGGAAGCGTATTCATACTTTTTTATGAATATGAGCACATTTATTTTAAAGTCAGCATTCCTATTTTTTATGATTCTACTCTTTTGTTATTCCATTCTATTTCTCTATTCAATTTTAACGAAAAGGGCATCTATTGCGCTTGGATTAACAATCGCCACCATCATTATAGGCATTAAACTAAGTGAAGGATCCGTCTTGTTTAGCTTGGCGCCGTATATACCATTTTATTACTTTTCAGTGCCGCAAGTGATGACGATGGAATTAGCTGTAACATTAAAGAACTTCGATTTTTCCTATATGAATGGGCTAATTTCGTTAGGGGTATCTAGTTTCATTATTTTATTTGTGACCTATATCGTTTCTGTCATGCAATATAAATTTGGTCGTTAA
- the bshC gene encoding bacillithiol biosynthesis cysteine-adding enzyme BshC has protein sequence MKVENIALQEQNKVMQSYNHDNEFIHTYFDYENKESSYPERLAELSTRNFKRKQLVETVRSFMEPFGISPTAHKHLEELEEDAVTVVGGQQAGILTGPLYSVHKAISVILLAKKQRQTLGVPVVPVFWVAGEDHDIDEINHVYTNVAGRITKEKIQDKFVLKLMASDATFDQVEMKKYVETIFSRFGETSNTKPLMEDVLAAVDKENTFTGFFVRLMNGLFAEEGLLFIDSAYKPLRELESDYFQLLIHESENIAAAIVDKESMFDSEGYGRPFDAEGDASHLFYVHETGRMLLTRRDEFYVNDSAGLRFTTEEMLEIAKESPFLLSNNVATRPIMQDLIFPVLAFVGGPGEITYWALLKEAFHQIGIKMPIIVPRLSLTLVPRDTCKALKEKSLTFQDVISGEVAGARAEFIATLQNKQFEQAVIEAEKVLKKEYEKISRTIDSDERMMKDILKKNLNFHKLQFNYLKEKSEEAVIIKHEVALRKFSLIETDLYPNNGLQERSYTPYKYMNVYGPTLIKDLLELSLEFDGTHKLIHI, from the coding sequence ATGAAAGTGGAGAATATCGCATTACAAGAGCAAAATAAAGTAATGCAATCATACAATCATGATAATGAATTCATACATACGTATTTTGATTATGAAAATAAAGAAAGTTCATATCCAGAAAGACTGGCTGAATTATCAACACGCAATTTTAAACGAAAACAACTTGTGGAAACGGTTCGTTCGTTTATGGAGCCGTTTGGGATTTCACCAACTGCCCACAAACATTTGGAGGAACTCGAGGAAGATGCAGTTACAGTAGTCGGCGGGCAACAAGCGGGAATACTTACAGGTCCTTTATATTCGGTACATAAAGCAATTTCAGTAATATTGCTTGCAAAGAAACAACGCCAAACTTTGGGCGTTCCAGTTGTCCCGGTTTTTTGGGTGGCGGGTGAAGATCATGATATTGATGAAATTAACCATGTCTATACAAATGTAGCTGGACGGATTACGAAGGAAAAAATTCAAGATAAATTCGTCTTGAAATTAATGGCGTCTGATGCGACGTTCGATCAAGTCGAAATGAAAAAATATGTTGAAACGATTTTCAGCAGGTTCGGTGAGACGTCTAATACAAAACCATTGATGGAAGATGTTTTAGCTGCTGTGGATAAAGAAAATACGTTTACGGGTTTCTTTGTTCGATTGATGAATGGTCTCTTTGCAGAGGAAGGATTATTATTCATCGATTCGGCATACAAACCGTTACGTGAGCTGGAAAGCGATTATTTCCAACTACTTATTCATGAATCGGAAAACATTGCTGCAGCCATTGTCGATAAGGAATCAATGTTCGATTCTGAAGGATACGGGAGGCCGTTTGATGCTGAAGGGGATGCTTCGCATTTATTTTATGTACATGAAACTGGTCGGATGTTACTGACGCGAAGAGATGAGTTCTACGTGAATGATAGTGCAGGACTTCGATTTACTACCGAAGAAATGTTGGAAATCGCAAAGGAGTCGCCATTTCTATTAAGTAATAACGTCGCAACTAGACCTATAATGCAAGATCTGATATTTCCGGTTCTCGCATTCGTAGGTGGGCCTGGAGAAATTACGTATTGGGCTTTGCTGAAAGAAGCATTTCACCAAATCGGTATAAAAATGCCAATCATTGTCCCGCGGTTATCGTTAACACTCGTTCCGAGAGATACCTGCAAAGCGCTAAAAGAGAAATCATTGACATTCCAAGATGTCATTTCAGGTGAAGTCGCGGGAGCACGCGCGGAATTTATCGCGACATTGCAAAATAAACAATTTGAACAAGCAGTAATCGAGGCGGAAAAAGTTCTGAAAAAGGAATACGAAAAAATCAGTCGTACAATAGATTCCGATGAACGTATGATGAAGGATATTTTGAAAAAGAACTTGAATTTCCATAAACTGCAGTTCAACTATTTAAAAGAAAAATCCGAGGAAGCGGTAATCATCAAACATGAAGTTGCGCTTCGTAAATTTAGTCTTATTGAAACAGATTTATATCCAAACAATGGTCTGCAAGAACGAAGTTACACGCCATATAAATACATGAATGTATATGGTCCAACCCTCATTAAAGATTTATTAGAACTTTCATTGGAATTTGATGGAACTCATAAGTTAATTCACATTTAA
- a CDS encoding DUF3397 family protein — protein MMETILSVLFGILIFCPYIMTILILMIYRRLGIAPASILGQAADLTTPFLFLSVYIISRTIFGDLVGFYISITSIIIIIIYSIVEKKSVKEFLVKRFLRKVWRLFFLLLSFSYIILLIIGLVLKIIEYTL, from the coding sequence ATGATGGAAACCATTTTATCTGTTCTGTTTGGTATTCTTATATTCTGTCCATATATAATGACGATTCTTATTTTAATGATTTATAGAAGACTAGGAATAGCGCCGGCATCTATACTCGGCCAAGCAGCTGATTTAACTACGCCATTTCTATTTCTTTCGGTATATATAATTTCACGAACGATTTTTGGGGATTTAGTTGGATTTTACATATCTATCACCTCAATCATCATTATTATCATCTATTCAATTGTTGAAAAGAAGAGTGTTAAAGAATTTCTTGTAAAACGTTTTTTACGAAAAGTTTGGCGATTATTTTTCCTTCTATTATCATTTTCGTATATTATCTTGCTCATCATCGGCCTGGTACTAAAAATAATTGAATACACCCTATAA
- a CDS encoding ketopantoate reductase family protein produces MDVVIVGAGSVGLLLGSYLSESGLEVTMIVRREGQANALNNNGIRRINEDGSETISRIHATTSMPTGSASPVWIIAVKYINLQQLLNELDNLQILNPMLFIQNGLDHFGMANATSLPNLAFATVEHGARRLDDNTVQHNGVGLVTIGAGRGDSTIFGIIETAHSDRFPVTRHVDAEFVLMRKVLINCMINPLTAILEVENGELLTNPSCHELFVALYDELINAFPDMKPFLSIEAVSAVCQNTAHNKSSMLSDRLAGRPMEIKTIITAVIEKANELHKKVPLLAMLEKMLYAIEGKGEQL; encoded by the coding sequence ATGGATGTCGTAATTGTTGGCGCTGGATCAGTTGGATTACTACTTGGTTCGTACTTATCTGAATCTGGCCTAGAGGTCACAATGATCGTTCGAAGGGAAGGACAAGCAAACGCTCTTAATAACAATGGGATTCGAAGAATAAATGAAGATGGTTCAGAAACGATTTCACGTATTCATGCGACAACATCAATGCCAACAGGTAGTGCATCTCCTGTCTGGATAATTGCGGTAAAATATATAAATTTACAGCAATTACTAAACGAACTAGATAATTTACAAATCCTAAATCCCATGCTATTTATCCAAAACGGACTCGACCATTTCGGAATGGCGAATGCCACATCGCTTCCGAATCTTGCATTCGCTACCGTTGAGCATGGAGCGCGCAGGCTTGACGATAATACCGTGCAACATAACGGAGTCGGTCTTGTAACGATTGGAGCGGGTAGAGGCGATTCTACTATTTTCGGTATAATTGAAACTGCACATTCAGATCGCTTTCCGGTAACGAGACATGTCGATGCGGAATTTGTATTGATGAGAAAAGTATTGATAAATTGCATGATTAATCCCTTAACCGCGATACTCGAAGTGGAAAACGGCGAGTTGCTCACAAACCCATCATGCCATGAATTATTTGTAGCACTATATGATGAACTCATCAATGCGTTTCCTGATATGAAACCTTTTCTTTCGATAGAGGCAGTATCAGCCGTCTGTCAAAACACCGCGCATAATAAATCATCGATGTTATCTGACCGACTAGCAGGGCGTCCGATGGAAATAAAAACAATCATCACAGCAGTAATTGAAAAAGCCAATGAATTACATAAAAAAGTTCCCCTTCTAGCTATGTTAGAAAAAATGCTTTATGCAATTGAAGGCAAGGGAGAACAACTATGA
- a CDS encoding acyl-CoA carboxylase subunit beta: MVEKVEYNKDLESKLKEIFAGGHSKYHERLKEQNKMFARDRLALLFDNGKYTEDGRFANYEAGDLPADGVVTAMGEVNGQTVCVMANDSTVKAGSWGAKTVEKIIRIQEIAEKNRVPMLYLVDSAGARITDQLEMFPNRRGAGKIFHNQVRLSGFIPQICILFGPSAAGGAYIPAFCDLLIMVEGNASMYLGSPRMAEKVIGEKVTLEQMGGARMHCSISGCGDVLATNEEEAIAEARRYLEYFPANYMEKPKVKETIEAKAGRTLEAIIPENQNAPFDMYEAIDALVDEGSFFDVKKLFAPEIITGLARIEGQPVGIIANQPKVKGGVLFVDSADKATKFINLCDAFSIPLLFLADVPGFMIGTSVERAGIIRHGAKLIMAMSSATVPKISVIVRKAYGAGLYAMAGPAFEPDVCIALPTAQIAVMGPEAAVNAVYSNKIESIEDPKEKLAFVQEKHKEYQEEIDIYKMASEMIIDDIIEPSDLRSVLADRFRLYSTKEIAPAPRKHPVYPV, encoded by the coding sequence ATGGTAGAAAAAGTAGAATATAATAAAGATCTTGAATCGAAACTTAAAGAAATCTTTGCGGGCGGTCATTCGAAATATCATGAACGCCTAAAAGAACAAAATAAAATGTTCGCAAGAGACCGCTTAGCACTTCTTTTTGATAACGGTAAATATACGGAGGATGGTCGCTTCGCGAATTATGAAGCGGGGGATCTTCCGGCAGACGGTGTCGTCACGGCTATGGGGGAAGTTAACGGCCAAACTGTTTGCGTGATGGCGAATGATTCGACGGTTAAAGCGGGTTCTTGGGGTGCGAAAACGGTAGAGAAAATCATTCGGATTCAAGAAATTGCAGAAAAAAATCGTGTTCCGATGCTTTATCTCGTCGATTCAGCAGGTGCGCGAATAACAGATCAACTTGAAATGTTCCCGAATCGACGCGGTGCGGGAAAGATATTCCATAATCAAGTAAGATTATCTGGTTTTATTCCACAGATTTGTATTTTGTTTGGTCCATCGGCAGCGGGCGGAGCGTATATCCCGGCATTTTGCGATCTTCTTATCATGGTGGAAGGCAATGCATCGATGTATCTTGGGTCACCGCGAATGGCTGAAAAAGTTATCGGTGAAAAAGTAACGCTTGAACAAATGGGTGGCGCGCGCATGCATTGCTCGATCAGCGGATGCGGAGATGTGCTTGCTACGAACGAAGAAGAAGCTATCGCGGAAGCACGTCGATACCTAGAATACTTCCCGGCAAATTATATGGAAAAACCGAAAGTTAAAGAAACGATTGAAGCGAAAGCGGGTCGTACACTAGAAGCAATCATCCCGGAGAACCAAAATGCACCGTTCGATATGTATGAAGCGATTGATGCATTAGTCGATGAAGGCAGTTTCTTCGATGTGAAAAAATTATTCGCCCCTGAAATTATTACGGGGTTAGCACGAATCGAAGGGCAACCCGTGGGAATTATTGCGAATCAGCCGAAAGTAAAAGGTGGCGTGTTATTCGTAGATTCAGCGGATAAAGCAACGAAATTCATCAATTTATGTGATGCATTTTCAATTCCATTGCTATTCCTAGCTGATGTACCTGGTTTCATGATTGGAACAAGCGTGGAACGCGCAGGTATTATTCGCCATGGCGCAAAACTAATTATGGCAATGAGTTCTGCTACGGTGCCGAAAATTTCGGTCATCGTACGAAAAGCTTATGGCGCAGGTTTATACGCAATGGCGGGTCCAGCTTTTGAGCCAGATGTTTGTATCGCACTTCCCACTGCGCAAATTGCGGTAATGGGTCCTGAGGCTGCTGTAAATGCGGTCTATTCAAACAAAATTGAGTCCATTGAAGATCCAAAAGAAAAACTTGCTTTTGTTCAAGAAAAGCACAAGGAATATCAAGAGGAAATCGACATTTATAAAATGGCATCGGAAATGATTATCGATGATATCATCGAGCCGTCAGACTTAAGAAGCGTCCTTGCGGATCGATTCAGATTGTATAGTACGAAAGAAATAGCGCCAGCACCGAGAAAACATCCAGTATATCCTGTATAA
- a CDS encoding biotin/lipoyl-containing protein, translating into MTQLKSTMAGTVFTVNVAVGEEVAAGQVVIVLESMKMEIPVEAEIAGKVTAINVNVGDFVNENDVLVTLGE; encoded by the coding sequence ATGACACAATTAAAATCAACAATGGCGGGAACAGTATTCACAGTAAATGTAGCAGTTGGAGAAGAAGTGGCGGCGGGTCAAGTCGTGATTGTTCTGGAATCAATGAAAATGGAAATTCCAGTTGAAGCAGAAATAGCGGGAAAAGTGACGGCTATTAATGTAAATGTTGGCGACTTTGTGAATGAAAATGATGTTCTAGTTACTTTAGGGGAGTAA
- a CDS encoding acetyl/propionyl/methylcrotonyl-CoA carboxylase subunit alpha, with protein sequence MKKILIANRGEIASRIIHTCKRLGIETIAVHSEADEHMPFVTEADAAFLIGPPPVQQSYLKGEEILEIALREGADGIHPGYGLLSENAEFASRVSEAGLKFIGPDALTITEMGDKVGSRSTMKAASVPVVPGTDDGVESLEDAIRVAKTIGYPIMLKASAGGGGVGMVRCESEQALSQQFDSVKSRAKMYFGNDLVFIEKYITNARHIEVQIFGDDAGNIVHLFERNCSVQRRNQKVIEESPSPNLSAETKNRLYQAAIDAAKAVNYKNAGTVEFIVDENDEIYFLEMNTRLQVEHPVTEEVTGYDLVEWQIEVARGNELPVKNQDDIQLNGHALEFRVYAEDPKTFMPSPGTITKLKLQSDIDGIRIDNGYAENGKVTPFYDPLISKVIVHGNTRDEAIEKSKRFFEQVEIEGLKTNISLFTEVLNEESFKDGTYTTAILTDWSKK encoded by the coding sequence ATGAAAAAGATACTGATTGCAAATCGTGGGGAAATTGCAAGTAGGATCATACATACGTGCAAACGTCTCGGCATTGAAACGATTGCGGTGCATTCTGAAGCTGACGAACATATGCCGTTTGTAACAGAAGCTGATGCAGCATTTTTAATCGGGCCACCGCCCGTACAACAGTCTTATTTAAAAGGGGAAGAAATTCTGGAAATTGCGCTACGCGAAGGGGCAGACGGCATTCATCCGGGGTATGGGTTGCTGTCTGAAAACGCTGAATTTGCATCTCGAGTGTCAGAAGCGGGTCTGAAATTTATTGGACCGGACGCTTTGACAATAACAGAGATGGGGGACAAAGTTGGCTCAAGGTCTACGATGAAAGCTGCATCTGTTCCGGTTGTACCCGGGACAGATGACGGGGTGGAATCACTTGAAGATGCCATTCGTGTTGCAAAGACAATTGGATATCCAATCATGTTGAAGGCGAGTGCAGGCGGCGGCGGTGTGGGCATGGTGCGCTGTGAAAGTGAGCAAGCGCTCAGTCAACAATTTGATTCGGTGAAAAGTCGAGCGAAAATGTATTTTGGAAATGATCTCGTTTTTATTGAAAAATATATTACAAATGCCAGACATATTGAGGTCCAGATTTTCGGTGATGACGCTGGAAACATTGTTCATTTATTTGAACGAAATTGTTCCGTACAACGTCGCAATCAAAAAGTGATTGAAGAATCACCATCACCGAATCTATCAGCAGAAACGAAAAATCGTCTTTATCAAGCGGCTATCGACGCGGCAAAAGCAGTAAACTATAAAAATGCAGGAACGGTAGAATTTATCGTCGATGAAAATGATGAAATCTACTTCCTCGAAATGAACACGAGGCTTCAAGTCGAGCATCCTGTAACGGAAGAAGTGACTGGATACGATCTTGTAGAGTGGCAAATAGAAGTTGCCCGCGGAAATGAACTTCCGGTTAAAAATCAAGACGACATTCAACTTAATGGGCATGCATTGGAGTTTCGCGTATATGCGGAAGATCCGAAAACGTTCATGCCGTCTCCGGGAACAATCACGAAACTGAAATTACAAAGTGACATCGACGGCATTCGAATCGATAATGGCTACGCCGAAAACGGAAAAGTCACGCCGTTTTATGATCCATTAATTTCAAAAGTGATTGTGCATGGGAATACACGGGATGAAGCGATTGAAAAATCAAAAAGGTTTTTTGAACAAGTCGAGATTGAAGGATTAAAAACGAATATATCTTTATTTACAGAAGTGTTGAATGAGGAGTCGTTTAAGGACGGTACTTATACGACGGCAATTCTCACTGACTGGTCTAAAAAATAA
- a CDS encoding enoyl-CoA hydratase/isomerase family protein has translation MAYKITIEENIATFMIDRPEMRNAINTEVVDGLESFLEKIENNLEVSFVVITGAGDRAFCSGGDLSEYQDLQTAEDSFPMLSRMAGLLHRVATLPMPVIALVNGTAVGGGCELATACDYRVVSDKAKAGFIQGTLAITTGWGGATLLFEKFSKQDQVFRLLSEAEVHSADQMLEIGWATELYSGTAEEGLEKFLEKMLKIHPSVHRAYKTIAIRKWTADFIKDRMLGEAQNCSILWESEAYHKAVKRFLQ, from the coding sequence TTGGCATACAAAATTACAATTGAAGAAAATATCGCTACATTCATGATTGATCGACCTGAAATGAGAAATGCAATAAACACCGAAGTAGTCGATGGACTTGAATCTTTTTTAGAGAAGATTGAAAATAATTTAGAAGTTTCGTTTGTTGTTATTACAGGAGCAGGTGACCGTGCATTTTGTTCGGGAGGCGACTTGTCTGAGTACCAAGACCTTCAAACTGCAGAAGATTCGTTTCCGATGCTCAGTCGAATGGCAGGCCTCTTACATCGAGTCGCGACACTTCCGATGCCTGTTATTGCGCTCGTGAATGGAACAGCTGTCGGAGGCGGCTGCGAGCTTGCAACGGCATGCGATTATCGTGTTGTTTCGGATAAAGCGAAAGCGGGCTTCATTCAAGGGACACTTGCCATCACAACTGGATGGGGCGGCGCGACATTATTATTTGAGAAGTTCAGCAAGCAGGATCAAGTATTCCGTTTATTATCCGAAGCAGAAGTTCATAGCGCCGATCAAATGTTAGAAATCGGTTGGGCGACTGAATTGTATAGCGGTACTGCTGAGGAAGGACTGGAAAAGTTTCTAGAAAAGATGTTGAAAATACATCCTTCTGTCCACAGAGCCTATAAAACGATCGCAATTCGAAAATGGACTGCTGACTTTATTAAAGACCGAATGTTGGGTGAGGCACAGAATTGCTCAATACTTTGGGAAAGCGAAGCGTACCACAAAGCAGTCAAACGCTTTTTACAATAA
- the rpmF gene encoding 50S ribosomal protein L32 translates to MAVPKRRTSKTVTKKRRTHFKLQVPGMATCDNCGETKLAHRICKSCGHYKGKEIVGE, encoded by the coding sequence ATGGCTGTACCAAAAAGAAGAACATCTAAAACTGTAACAAAAAAACGTCGTACACATTTTAAACTACAAGTACCAGGAATGGCTACTTGTGATAACTGTGGCGAAACAAAGCTAGCACACCGCATTTGTAAATCATGCGGACACTACAAAGGAAAAGAAATCGTAGGCGAATAA
- a CDS encoding DUF177 domain-containing protein, translating to MKWSINQLQRYRQGDMPFDETVNLDSVKKRNPEIRDIKPIHVTGSCTIGSSNLSCRFRLEGTMTLPCARTWEDVAFPFLIESIERFSWDEAELAADDEIHQVSGDFVDLTPVFEELVLLEVPLQVFSEDADKMKTAEGKGWSYATDEAYNARLQQERETKVDPRLAGLANLFEKKDE from the coding sequence ATGAAATGGTCCATCAATCAATTGCAGAGATACAGGCAAGGGGACATGCCGTTTGACGAAACGGTTAACCTAGATTCCGTTAAAAAACGGAACCCGGAAATCCGGGATATCAAGCCTATCCATGTAACCGGAAGTTGTACAATTGGCTCGAGTAATCTCTCCTGCCGATTCCGGCTTGAAGGTACGATGACACTGCCTTGTGCCCGAACGTGGGAAGATGTCGCTTTTCCATTCTTAATTGAATCTATTGAACGATTCAGTTGGGATGAAGCGGAACTAGCGGCCGATGATGAAATTCATCAAGTCAGCGGAGATTTTGTTGACTTGACCCCCGTCTTTGAGGAGCTCGTCCTCCTTGAGGTGCCCCTTCAAGTTTTCAGTGAAGATGCTGATAAAATGAAGACGGCTGAAGGTAAAGGTTGGTCATATGCGACCGACGAGGCGTACAATGCTCGGCTCCAACAAGAACGTGAAACAAAGGTGGATCCGAGGCTTGCCGGATTGGCAAACTTATTTGAGAAGAAAGACGAATAA
- a CDS encoding nucleotidyltransferase: MTALKATGIIVEYNPFHNGHKFHASQARKTTNADLVIAVMSGNFLQRGEPAFVDKWARTKMALQNGVDLVFELPYAFATAHAPVFAEGAIQILDAARCQSYCFGSEDGDIEPFNNSLELITNAEYEYEEIVKKSVQEGMSYPKALNSAYQQAIQSSASDRPFADLTKPNNILGFHYLQAARNIQSSMKAATISRIIADYHDDAVKGNSIASATGIRKSFFESNSLDAVQGFYPPETYNALRKWQAERQSFGNWDSFYPFLRFTILREGSERLKRIADVTEGIENLFYRAAETSGTFDEFMNKVKSKRYTWTRIQRMLTHIFTGFTYDIRRQIEAPSYLRLLGMTQTGRLYLNENKKDLKRPLVSKVAAFSDPSMKMDVHASNMYALGIANGTEQSLIGADYMHAPIFWRD, from the coding sequence GTGACAGCTTTGAAAGCAACAGGAATTATTGTTGAATATAACCCGTTTCACAACGGACATAAATTTCATGCATCACAAGCACGGAAGACGACAAATGCCGACCTTGTTATCGCTGTTATGAGCGGGAATTTCTTGCAACGCGGGGAACCTGCTTTTGTTGATAAATGGGCTCGCACGAAAATGGCGCTTCAAAATGGTGTTGACCTTGTATTCGAACTTCCATATGCCTTCGCTACAGCACATGCTCCTGTATTTGCAGAAGGAGCCATTCAAATTCTAGATGCCGCTCGCTGTCAATCCTATTGTTTTGGAAGCGAAGACGGCGATATAGAGCCTTTTAACAATAGCTTGGAGCTCATAACAAATGCTGAATATGAGTATGAAGAAATTGTTAAAAAATCTGTACAGGAAGGCATGAGTTATCCTAAAGCCCTTAATTCAGCCTATCAACAAGCAATTCAATCCTCTGCGTCTGATAGGCCATTTGCAGATTTAACAAAACCGAACAATATCTTGGGTTTTCATTATTTGCAGGCCGCCAGGAACATTCAATCGTCTATGAAAGCCGCGACTATATCCCGTATTATAGCTGACTATCATGATGATGCAGTCAAAGGGAATTCAATTGCCAGCGCTACTGGAATCCGAAAATCCTTTTTCGAATCGAATTCGCTTGACGCTGTTCAAGGATTTTATCCACCTGAAACATATAACGCCTTACGCAAATGGCAAGCCGAACGTCAATCATTTGGGAATTGGGACTCATTCTATCCTTTTTTAAGATTTACAATCCTTCGGGAAGGATCGGAACGACTAAAGCGTATCGCTGATGTGACAGAAGGCATTGAGAACCTGTTCTATCGTGCTGCTGAAACGAGCGGGACATTTGATGAGTTCATGAATAAAGTCAAATCAAAGCGATATACATGGACCAGAATCCAACGTATGCTCACTCATATCTTCACCGGATTCACGTATGATATCCGCCGTCAAATCGAAGCGCCATCCTATTTGCGCTTATTAGGTATGACGCAAACTGGAAGACTTTATTTAAATGAAAATAAAAAGGATTTAAAACGCCCGCTTGTCAGTAAAGTCGCCGCCTTTTCAGATCCGTCAATGAAAATGGATGTGCATGCATCAAATATGTATGCACTTGGAATCGCAAACGGAACAGAACAAAGCTTAATTGGTGCTGATTATATGCATGCACCGATTTTCTGGCGTGACTGA